The sequence ATTCGATGCTGTGGCCTTGTTTTCTCAGAGCGTCAATACAACGAGAAACGGTTGCCGTCGACACATCTATTTCACAGGCAATTTGTGGCGTGGAGTACTGTTCAGCAGCAACCAATTCAAGCACAGCTTCAAGTCGCTGTTGAATCTCGATAGCACGCTGGTAGTGGGACACGTCGTTTTTCCTCTGAGGCCGGAAGTCTATCAATAAATGATA is a genomic window of Rhodopirellula bahusiensis containing:
- a CDS encoding HTH domain-containing protein; the protein is MVYHLLIDFRPQRKNDVSHYQRAIEIQQRLEAVLELVAAEQYSTPQIACEIDVSTATVSRCIDALRKQGHSIESVKIDGQWCYRLHGSSQKGSSKLAKAGKS